The following are from one region of the Myotis daubentonii chromosome 2, mMyoDau2.1, whole genome shotgun sequence genome:
- the LOC132226097 gene encoding lysozyme C, milk isozyme-like, with the protein MRTILIISLLSCFFAANNAKVFSKCELARQLKAHGMDGFHGYSLANWVCMAEHESSFNTRAFNGRNSNGSSDYGIFQLNNQWWCKDNKFPSENACNIMCSKFLDDNISDDINCIKRVVRDPNGMSAWVAWVNHCKNKNLSQYLAGCQL; encoded by the exons ATGAGGACAATCCTGATTATCTCCCTCCTCAGCTGCTTCTTTGCAGCTAACAATGCCAAAGTCTTCTCCAAATGTGAGCTGGCCCGCCAGCTGAAGGCTCATGGAATGGATGGCTTCCATGGCTACAGCTTGGCAAACT GGGTCTGCATGGCTGAGCATGAGAGTAGCTTCAACACCCGGGCTTTTAATGGAAGAAACTCCAATGGCAGTAGTGACTATGGGATCTTCCAGCTGAACAACCAGTGGTGGTGCAAGGACAACAAGTTTCCCTCAGAAAATGCCTGCAACATAATGTGCAGCA AATTTCTGGATgataacatcagtgatgacatcAACTGTATCAAGAGGGTTGTGAGAGATCCTAACGGGATGTCTGCTTG GGTGGCCTGGGTAAATCACTGCAAAAACAAGAATTTGTCCCAATACCTGGCCGGCTGTCAACTGTGA